In Aspergillus fumigatus Af293 chromosome 2, whole genome shotgun sequence, a genomic segment contains:
- the hapB gene encoding CCAAT-binding transcription factor subunit HAPB, with product MEYPPQYQQPHGQHPHAPSHMAGPYQTAPQNAGSTVGSMSSPTNPQGHMQQPHPAHQGSSIVPSQSHYQQAQNAPGSVHQQMNFPQSYGVPTAMPQPYGISPTQAAAMATAAASGQFYPLHQDSMAGQMAQGPRGSPRMAGVQVKGDRNPRSPPQISGQMPPMGTQLSMSQNAQMQQRRMSHVGSPHVQTAQPVLNHVARSSVPPPMAPPPQPVQQSQPSPELVAGAAEESPLYVNAKQFHRILKRRVARQKLEEQLRLTSKGRKPYLHESRHNHAMRRPRGPGGRFLTADEVAAMEKKQAATAAGSGQENVDSGKPAEENPSSAPKRKSSEVNDDNANSVKKSKTGGATRPAEESERESAEPTDEDG from the coding sequence ATGGAATACCCTCCACAATATCAACAGCCTCATGGCCAGCACCCTCACGCTCCCTCTCACATGGCCGGCCCTTACCAGACAGCGCCACAGAACGCAGGTTCAACTGTTGGGTCGATGTCGTCGCCCACAAATCCACAGGGACACATGCAGCAGCCTCACCCTGCCCACCAAGGCTCTTCAATCGTCCCATCGCAATCCCATTACCAGCAGGCTCAGAATGCGCCAGGCTCTGTACATCAGCAGATGAACTTTCCTCAGTCATATGGCGTTCCAACGGCTATGCCTCAGCCATACGGTATCTCTCCTACGCAAGCAGCTGCAATGGCTACAGCAGCCGCGTCTGGGCAATTCTACCCACTGCACCAAGACTCGATGGCTGGCCAGATGGCACAAGGCCCCCGTGGTTCTCCTCGCATGGCCGGAGTACAAGTGAAAGGTGACCGGAATCCACGATCGCCGCCGCAGATTTCAGGACAGATGCCCCCAATGGGCACCCAACTATCCATGTCCCAAAATGCCCAGATGCAACAGCGTCGTATGAGTCATGTCGGTAGCCCACATGTCCAGACTGCTCAACCCGTGCTCAATCATGTTGCTCGGTCTTCGGTCCCCCCGCCGATGGcgccgcctcctcagcctgTTCAGCAAAGCCAACCGTCGCCGGAGCTCGTCGCCGGTGCTGCCGAGGAGTCTCCCTTGTATGTCAACGCGAAGCAATTCCATCGCATCTTAAAACGTCGGGTTGCCCGACAGAAATTGGAGGAACAGTTGCGGCTCACGTCAAAAGGCCGTAAACCTTATTTACACGAGTCGCGTCACAATCACGCCATGCGACGGCCGCGCGGTCCCGGTGGAAGGTTTTTGACGGCCGACGAAGTGGCCGCTATGGAAAAGAAACAGGCGGCTACCGCCGCTGGCTCGGGTCAAGAAAATGTGGACTCCGGAAAGCCTGCCGAAGAAAACCCTTCGTCGGCGCCAAAACGGAAGTCAAGTGAAGTTAACGACGACAACGCGAATTCAGTCAAGAAATCCAAGACTGGTGGAGCTACTCGACCAGCCGAGGAGAGCGAACGTGAATCTGCAGAACCAACCGATGAAGATGGTTAA